The Pseudarthrobacter sulfonivorans genome includes a window with the following:
- a CDS encoding TetR/AcrR family transcriptional regulator, translating into MAWNTERTKALLLTAATEEFSEKGLAGARVDRIAAAAGVNKERIYQYFGKKDDLFDAVLAAELVRVMSEVPIEGHGAASIGEYAGRLFDRHTKGGALARLLFWEGLERGRNTVDRATRADHCAAKVDQIQKVLPGIDRTDAADLVLTIVTLCDGWTVLPQIDALLAGSAPDRADRRRAFIVRTATLVADDLLAEARLEKAPLEDSRS; encoded by the coding sequence ATGGCCTGGAATACTGAGCGCACGAAAGCACTGCTGCTGACTGCCGCCACCGAGGAGTTCAGTGAGAAGGGCCTTGCGGGGGCCCGGGTGGACCGCATTGCGGCCGCAGCGGGTGTGAACAAGGAACGCATCTACCAGTACTTCGGCAAGAAGGATGATCTGTTCGACGCCGTCCTGGCCGCTGAACTGGTGCGTGTGATGTCCGAGGTCCCCATCGAGGGGCATGGCGCGGCGTCCATCGGAGAGTACGCCGGCAGGCTTTTTGACCGTCACACAAAAGGCGGTGCCCTGGCCCGGCTGCTGTTCTGGGAAGGCCTGGAGCGCGGGAGAAACACCGTGGACCGGGCAACACGTGCTGACCACTGCGCTGCAAAAGTGGACCAGATCCAGAAGGTTCTGCCCGGAATCGACCGCACGGATGCCGCCGACCTGGTCCTCACCATCGTGACCCTGTGCGACGGCTGGACGGTGCTGCCCCAGATCGACGCACTTTTGGCGGGCTCCGCTCCGGACCGCGCCGACCGCCGTCGGGCCTTCATTGTGCGGACGGCGACTCTGGTAGCCGACGACTTGCTTGCAGAGGCCCGGCTGGAAAAGGCGCCGCTGGAAGACTCAAGAAGCTAG
- a CDS encoding hydroxymethylpyrimidine/phosphomethylpyrimidine kinase — translation MTLASAALQSPVSAPAVVLTIAGSEATGGAGAQADLKTFQELGVFGIANLTCIVSFDPSDNWKHRFVPVDQQVIADQLEATTAAYGPASGVTASESASGEPSAPGRPVLDTVKIGMLGSPATISTVAAALETGRFRNVVLDPVLICKGQEPGHALDTDQALKAQILPLATFVTPNHFEAESLSGLAITDVESLKAAAVRIHELSGAAVLAKGGVRLAGPDAIDVYYDGETLEVLSSPKVGEVAVSGAGCSLAAAVTAELAKGATPLEAARAAKDFVTAGIRNRVASGAPFDALWQGGPR, via the coding sequence ATGACTTTAGCTTCAGCTGCCCTCCAGTCCCCCGTGTCCGCTCCCGCCGTCGTCCTGACCATCGCGGGATCCGAAGCCACAGGTGGCGCCGGGGCCCAGGCCGACCTGAAGACCTTCCAGGAACTGGGCGTGTTTGGCATTGCCAACCTGACCTGCATCGTGTCCTTCGATCCGAGCGACAACTGGAAGCACCGCTTTGTGCCCGTGGACCAGCAGGTCATTGCGGACCAGTTGGAAGCCACGACGGCGGCCTACGGTCCGGCGTCAGGGGTCACCGCCTCCGAGAGTGCTTCGGGCGAGCCTTCGGCTCCAGGCCGGCCGGTCCTGGACACCGTGAAAATCGGCATGCTGGGCAGCCCGGCCACCATCAGCACGGTCGCCGCGGCGCTGGAAACGGGCCGGTTCCGCAACGTCGTGCTGGATCCGGTGCTGATCTGCAAGGGCCAGGAGCCGGGCCACGCACTGGACACGGACCAGGCCCTGAAGGCGCAGATCCTGCCGCTGGCCACATTCGTCACGCCCAACCACTTCGAGGCGGAGTCGCTGTCCGGCCTGGCGATCACCGACGTCGAATCCCTGAAAGCCGCAGCAGTCCGCATCCACGAGCTCAGCGGCGCCGCGGTGCTGGCCAAGGGCGGCGTGCGGCTGGCAGGCCCGGACGCCATCGACGTTTACTACGACGGCGAGACCCTCGAAGTCCTCAGCTCTCCCAAGGTGGGCGAGGTGGCCGTGTCCGGTGCCGGCTGCTCCCTCGCCGCGGCGGTGACGGCCGAGCTGGCCAAGGGCGCCACGCCACTGGAGGCTGCCCGGGCCGCCAAGGACTTTGTCACCGCGGGCATCCGCAACCGCGTGGCCTCCGGCGCGCCGTTCGACGCCCTCTGGCAGGGTGGCCCGCGCTAG
- a CDS encoding queuosine precursor transporter — protein MPSPSGPDALPVANSARTAPKFASIGSPYFGIMLAFMAVVLILSNIGASKGVAIGPIITDGGFFLFPLAYILGDVISEVYGFKVARKAIVTTFALSVFASVCYWVIIALPGFDDEFGTSKQAALEGALGPVPQIVLASLLAFLAGQTINSWILVKMKARSGEKSLWARLMGSSGAGEFVDTLIFCSIAASVIGITDFGMFLNYVVVGFVYKTLVEFLFVPVTSLVIGWIKKRETSYGV, from the coding sequence ATGCCTTCCCCCTCAGGCCCTGACGCCCTGCCCGTCGCCAATTCCGCCCGGACGGCGCCGAAATTCGCATCAATCGGCTCGCCGTACTTCGGCATCATGCTGGCGTTTATGGCCGTGGTGCTGATCCTGTCCAACATCGGGGCGTCCAAGGGCGTCGCGATCGGACCGATCATCACCGACGGCGGCTTTTTCCTCTTCCCGCTCGCCTACATCCTGGGCGATGTGATCAGCGAGGTCTACGGTTTCAAGGTGGCGCGCAAAGCCATTGTCACCACCTTCGCCTTGTCCGTCTTCGCCTCTGTTTGCTACTGGGTGATCATCGCCCTGCCCGGCTTTGATGACGAGTTCGGCACGTCAAAGCAGGCCGCCCTTGAGGGGGCCCTTGGTCCGGTGCCGCAGATTGTGCTGGCCTCGCTGTTGGCATTCCTGGCCGGCCAGACCATCAACTCGTGGATCCTGGTGAAGATGAAGGCCCGCTCCGGGGAGAAGTCACTCTGGGCGCGGCTGATGGGTTCCTCAGGCGCGGGCGAGTTCGTGGACACCCTGATTTTCTGCAGCATCGCCGCCTCTGTCATCGGCATCACGGACTTCGGCATGTTCCTGAACTACGTGGTGGTGGGCTTTGTTTACAAGACACTCGTGGAGTTCCTGTTTGTGCCGGTGACGTCCCTGGTGATCGGCTGGATCAAGAAGCGCGAAACAAGCTACGGGGTCTAG
- a CDS encoding serpin family protein, with translation MVFRFQRAVALGAVLGLAACAAPAPAPPELVKADGVERVSVDRAAYSAELRSFRASALGLGEALLADGGDGANGNVVSSPGSLLIALAMLRSGASGETAAEMDSVLGLPAENRDEAMNAVLSSLEKFDGDPGAVDEDNPPRKPVMHAANGLFVDKGVPTGESFLDTLARHYGTGVYPVDFSDEGATKPAIDAWVNRNTGGRIKEAPAEYDPRNTFSLLNSLYFASAWSAPFDPNATSDLPFTTAAGEEIDAPAMHNELKMKYAEGAGWQGVDLPYADGFVMRLVLPAAGADADAAAGSRPASAAFGAKKLREVADAFDAATLETVQIQLPRWDHKSSFDLRKVFASLGLQKTLDTTEDFNNIQSGMMITQAAQAANITVAEKGTIAAAVTQINGAVTSAPPPPERVISFDRPFHYQIVHVETGLPLFMGKVADPRS, from the coding sequence GTGGTGTTTCGTTTTCAGCGGGCGGTGGCCTTGGGTGCGGTGCTGGGACTGGCGGCATGTGCGGCCCCGGCCCCCGCACCGCCGGAGTTGGTCAAGGCCGACGGCGTGGAGCGGGTTTCGGTGGACCGCGCGGCTTATTCCGCTGAACTGCGCTCCTTCCGGGCTTCCGCCCTGGGCCTCGGCGAGGCTCTGCTGGCGGACGGCGGCGACGGCGCCAACGGGAACGTCGTGTCCTCGCCCGGGAGCCTGCTGATTGCCCTCGCGATGCTTCGCTCCGGCGCGTCGGGCGAGACCGCGGCGGAGATGGACAGCGTCCTGGGACTCCCCGCAGAGAATCGCGACGAGGCAATGAACGCGGTCCTCAGTTCGCTGGAGAAGTTCGACGGCGACCCAGGCGCAGTGGATGAGGACAACCCGCCGCGGAAACCGGTCATGCACGCCGCCAACGGGTTGTTCGTGGACAAGGGTGTGCCCACCGGCGAGTCCTTCCTGGACACTCTGGCCCGGCACTACGGAACCGGTGTGTATCCCGTGGACTTTAGCGATGAGGGTGCAACGAAGCCCGCCATCGATGCCTGGGTCAACAGGAACACGGGTGGCCGGATCAAGGAAGCCCCGGCAGAGTACGATCCCAGGAACACCTTCAGCCTCCTCAATTCCCTGTATTTTGCCTCCGCCTGGAGCGCGCCGTTTGACCCGAATGCCACCTCGGACCTGCCGTTCACCACAGCCGCCGGTGAGGAAATCGACGCGCCTGCCATGCACAACGAGCTCAAGATGAAGTACGCGGAAGGCGCAGGTTGGCAGGGCGTGGACCTGCCCTACGCCGACGGTTTTGTTATGCGGTTGGTCCTGCCGGCGGCCGGAGCCGACGCGGACGCCGCCGCCGGGTCCCGTCCCGCCTCCGCGGCCTTCGGTGCGAAAAAGCTCAGGGAAGTCGCGGACGCCTTTGATGCTGCAACGCTGGAGACGGTGCAGATCCAGCTGCCCCGCTGGGACCACAAGTCCAGTTTCGACCTGCGGAAGGTGTTTGCGTCATTGGGGCTCCAGAAGACGCTCGACACCACCGAGGACTTCAACAACATCCAGTCCGGGATGATGATCACCCAGGCCGCACAGGCCGCCAACATCACGGTGGCCGAAAAGGGCACGATTGCCGCCGCGGTGACCCAGATCAACGGAGCTGTCACCAGCGCTCCGCCGCCGCCCGAGCGGGTCATTAGCTTCGACCGGCCGTTCCACTACCAGATCGTGCATGTGGAAACGGGCCTGCCGCTGTTTATGGGGAAGGTCGCCGACCCGCGCTCGTGA